Proteins found in one Helicobacter sp. NHP19-003 genomic segment:
- a CDS encoding L-lactate permease, producing MWHQVYAPIGGNVWLSALVAVLPIVLFFASLIVFKLKGHTAAFLSVALSVLIALFVYKMPLTMVGASFIYGFLYGLWPISWIIIAAIFLYKLSVKSGYFEILKESVQAITPDHRILVILIGFCFGSFLEGAIGFGGPVAITAAILVGLGLNPLYAAGLCLIANTAPVAFGAVGIPITAMAGAVGVSALAISAMAGKILFFVSLLVPFFIVFLMDGVRGIKETFPAVFVAAFSFALAQYLSSNYLGPELPGILSAIVSLIATALFLRFWQPKHIFRSDGKEVTHNQQQHHICKVLVAWAPFIILIATIVLWTQPWFKALFAKGGALSFSSFYFEFTSISQKILKNAPFVVEGKSAAGPVVFKLPLINTVGTSILVAALISMFVLRLKAKDALEVFGDTLKEMRYPILTIGLVLSFAFVSNYSGISATMALALTHTGKAFTFFSPIIGWVGVFLTGSDTSSNLLFGSLQQLTANNLKIPEILTLTANTVGGTLGKMISPQSIAIACAAVGLAGKESDLFKFTVKYSIVFVILIGIVISVIAYACPQIVPTI from the coding sequence ATGTGGCATCAAGTTTATGCCCCCATAGGGGGCAATGTTTGGTTAAGTGCGCTTGTAGCGGTCTTACCCATTGTGCTGTTTTTTGCCTCTTTGATTGTGTTTAAACTCAAAGGGCACACGGCGGCGTTTTTGAGTGTGGCGTTGTCTGTGCTGATCGCCCTTTTTGTGTATAAAATGCCTCTGACAATGGTGGGAGCGAGTTTTATTTACGGCTTTCTTTACGGCTTGTGGCCCATTTCGTGGATCATCATCGCCGCCATCTTTTTATATAAGCTGAGTGTCAAGTCCGGCTATTTTGAGATTTTAAAAGAGAGCGTGCAGGCCATCACCCCCGATCACCGCATTTTGGTGATTTTGATCGGATTTTGTTTTGGATCGTTTTTGGAGGGGGCGATTGGCTTTGGCGGGCCTGTGGCGATCACAGCGGCGATTTTGGTCGGTCTAGGGCTTAACCCCCTATATGCAGCGGGGTTGTGTTTGATCGCCAACACCGCACCTGTGGCCTTTGGGGCAGTGGGAATCCCCATCACTGCAATGGCGGGGGCTGTGGGGGTGAGCGCGCTTGCCATTAGTGCTATGGCTGGTAAAATCTTGTTCTTTGTCAGTTTGTTAGTGCCTTTTTTCATTGTGTTTTTGATGGACGGGGTTAGGGGGATTAAAGAAACTTTCCCGGCGGTGTTTGTGGCAGCCTTTAGTTTTGCTTTGGCGCAATATTTAAGCTCCAACTATCTAGGGCCAGAATTGCCCGGGATTTTATCGGCGATTGTTTCGCTCATAGCGACCGCTCTTTTTCTGCGCTTTTGGCAGCCCAAGCACATTTTTAGGAGCGATGGTAAGGAGGTTACACACAACCAACAACAACACCACATTTGCAAGGTGTTGGTGGCGTGGGCACCCTTTATTATTTTGATTGCCACGATTGTCTTGTGGACTCAGCCGTGGTTTAAGGCACTCTTTGCCAAAGGTGGGGCGTTGTCTTTCTCTAGCTTTTACTTTGAGTTTACAAGCATTAGCCAAAAGATTTTAAAAAACGCACCCTTTGTGGTTGAGGGCAAGAGTGCGGCTGGCCCCGTTGTGTTTAAATTGCCCTTGATCAACACCGTGGGCACTTCTATTTTGGTGGCGGCACTCATCAGCATGTTTGTGCTCCGCTTGAAAGCCAAAGATGCCCTAGAAGTCTTTGGCGACACCTTAAAAGAGATGCGCTACCCCATTCTCACGATTGGGCTTGTTTTAAGCTTTGCGTTTGTGTCTAATTACAGCGGCATTTCAGCAACTATGGCACTCGCCTTGACCCACACGGGCAAAGCCTTCACCTTCTTCTCGCCCATCATCGGGTGGGTGGGCGTGTTCTTGACGGGCAGCGACACCAGCTCGAACTTGCTCTTTGGTTCACTCCAACAGCTCACCGCCAACAATCTAAAAATCCCTGAAATCCTAACGCTCACGGCCAACACCGTGGGCGGTACTTTAGGCAAAATGATTAGCCCACAGAGCATCGCCATCGCGTGTGCGGCGGTGGGGCTGGCTGGAAAAGAATCCGATCTCTTTAAATTCACCGTGAAATACTCGATCGTCTTTGTGATCTTGATCGGGATTGTGATCAGCGTGATCGCCTACGCTTGCCCCCAAATCGTGCCGACTATTTAG